One genomic window of Mycteria americana isolate JAX WOST 10 ecotype Jacksonville Zoo and Gardens chromosome 6, USCA_MyAme_1.0, whole genome shotgun sequence includes the following:
- the CTXND1 gene encoding cortexin domain-containing 1 protein, with product MEGPTPEPVYVDVDKGLTLACFVFLCLFLIVMIIRCAKVIMDPYSAIPTSTWEEQHLDD from the coding sequence ATGGAGGGACCAACCCCAGAGCCTGTGTACGTTGATGTGGACAAGGGACTGACGTTAGCATGTTTcgtcttcctctgcctcttcttgATTGTGATGATTATTCGCTGTGCAAAAGTCATCATGGACCCTTACAGTGCCATCCCTACATCTACATGGGAGGAGCAGCATCTAGATGACTGA
- the FAH gene encoding fumarylacetoacetase: MSFIQVEKDSDFPLQNLPYGVFSTKEEPRHRLGVAIGDQILDLSVIKHLFNGPALAKHQHVFDQPTLNAFMGLGRAAWSEARAFLQKLLSAGEPALRDNAELRRRAFVPQASAMMHLPAHIGDYTDFYSSRQHATNVGIMFRGKENALMPNWLHLPVGYHGRASSVVVSGTPIRRPVGQMRPDNDKPPVFGACKRLDIELEMAFFVGPGNKYGEPIPISRAQEHIFGMVLMNDWSARDIQKWEYVPLGPFLSKSFGTTISPWVVTMEALMPFVLPNPIQDPKPLPYLQDKEPYTFDIKLFVAIKGEGMSMPTTICRSNFKHMYWTMKQQLAHHSINGCNLRPGDLLASGTISGPEPESFGSLLELSWNGTKEIPLGSGQSRKFLQDGDEIILTGYCQGNGFRVGFGQCSGKILPALSDP, from the exons ATGTCTTTCATCCAGGTAGAAAAGGACTCGGATTTTCCTCTCCAAAATCTCCCCTATGGGGTTTTCTCCACTAAGGAGGAG CCTAGGCACAGGCTCGGGGTAGCAATTGGAGACCAGATTTTGGACCTCAGTGTCATTAAACATCTGTTCAATGGACCAGCTCTTGCCAAACACCAGCATGTCTTTGACCAG CCTACCCTGAATGCCTTCAtggggctgggccgggcagcGTGGTCGGAGGCGAGGGCTTTTCTCCAGAAGCTGCTGTCAGCCGGCGAGCCGGCCCTGAGGGACAACGCGGAGCTGCGGAGAAG agcgTTTGTACCTCAAGCTTCTGCGATGATGCACCTGCCAGCCCACATCG GAGATTACACTGACTTCTATTCTTCACGCCAACATGCCACAAACGTTGGGATCATGTTCAGGGGGAAGGAGAACGCTTTGATGCCTAACTG GCTGCACTTACCTGTCGGTTATCACGGCCGGGCATCGTCCGTTGTGGTGTCTGGGACGCCCATCCGGAGACCTGTGGGGCAAATGAGACCTGACAATG ATAAACCTCCCGTGTTTGGTGCTTGTAAGCGTCTGGATATCGAGTTAGAAATG gCGTTCTTTGTAGGTCCTGGAAACAAGTATGGGGAGCCAATTCCCATCAGCAGAGCCCAGGAGCACATCTTTGGGATGGTCCTTATGAATGACTGGAGCG CCCGCGACATCCAGAAATGGGAATACGTTCCTCTGGGTCCGTTCCTGAGCAAGAGCTTTGGCACAACCATCTCTCCTTGGGTTGTCACCATGGAAGCTCTCATGCCATTTGTGTTGCCAAACCCCATCCAG GATCCCAAGCCGCTGCCCTACCTTCAGGATAAAGAACCCTACACTTTCGACATCAAGCTCTTTGTGGCTATTAAAG gagaaggaaTGAGCATGCCAACTACTATATGCCGATCCAATTTCAAG cacaTGTACTGGACCATGAAACAGCAGCTGGCTCATCATTCGATCAACGGGTGCAACCTCAGACCTGGAGATCTCCTGGCCTCCGGCACGATCAGTGGACCC GAGCCAGAGAGCTTCGGCTCCTTGCTGGAGCTGTCCTGGAACGGAACAAAAGAAATCCCTCTTGGCAGCGGACAGTCTCGTAAATTCCTGCAGGATGGAGATGAAATCATTTTGACAG GTTACTGCCAGGGCAATGGCTTCCGTGTGGGATTCGGCCAGTGCTCGGGAAAAATCCTTCCAGCCCTGTCGGATCCATGA